The Lycium ferocissimum isolate CSIRO_LF1 chromosome 8, AGI_CSIRO_Lferr_CH_V1, whole genome shotgun sequence DNA segment GCACCATTAACAAACAGTGGAAGTGCAGAAAAGAAATTGGTGCATCTGAAATGATCCAATCAAAAGAATTATTCATCAGGGAACCATAATGAGCATAAGAAAATACTAGTATGCTTTCATGGTGTAACCATTTCTTGTCGAATACCTATTTAATCATTTTATTAGGACCGGTAAGTGAGTAAGTCTAGATACTATACAGGAGTAACAACATGTGAAATTCAGGTATCTAAGAGACAAATTATTAAAGAGGTAAGAAATTGAAAGTTGATACTTACAAGCTTACCAAATTAGACAAGAGCCCAATTTGGTCGCTGATATATCCCTTTAAGCCTTGGCTTCCAAGATCTCTGAAAGATAAGAACTAAAAGAATCAAGAAAGATATACATGTGCTGCTTAAGTTATCACCATGAATTAAACAACAGAATATTAAGGGGATAtttgttatggaaaacattgttttctttccttctttgataaaaaaattgaaattaataattatattatttgTCAAGTTAGAAGTGAGATTAGTAGGATATGAAGGGCGAATCCTGTCTTAGAGAAGCTGGAGCAATGGAAATTTCACACTTTAACGGTCCAGCCATGGTGGTTTCTAAGCGCTCGTGTACTAATGGATCTGAAATGTGATTTAGTTCCACGATGCTTCTTTCCATGCTTCATTACGATGAATTGACATCCCAACCTAAATGTATCACCTCGgaatttcaaaaataatttttcatggaattgggttcttatgcataaTTCGAAACAATGTTTTGAAacatcttattctatgtttcaTTGCTCAGAACAGAGATATAGGTGATTTACTTGGGCAAGATAGCTGCTCCAAACAACTCCTTCCACTTCTAATTTTGCTCTGCAACTCTGTATTACAACTAGAAGTAAGATATGGCTTCGGTTCTCAATCTTCTACATAAGTTTTCTACCTCGCCCTAATGTTATCGACACACATATAACCACTTTATACATTGTTATTATCTCACCTATGCCATGCTTACAACCACATGTTATTATGTGCCCGGAATCAAATTGTGAGATGGACCAAGCTAGCAGTAAAGTTATGGCCTCAATCAAGATATCCAAACACCTCAAGCAGGCTAGACacttaggggtcatttggttgttggttaGAGTTACGCAGGTATTAGAAATGCAGAGATTAGTTATGCAGGATTTAGTTATTCGTAAATTAATAATTTCATCTTCTACCCTGCagaaaataatatacatagattgtctcataacatatacatgtattagttatgcgggaTTGTGAACTGGTAACCGAACACCGTACCTGGTGTGctgaattttatacatagcaACTAAAATGCAACAAGATAACTATTAGCTTACCTATTCTCCAGTCATCATTTAACCTACATGTATCCACATACGGAAGACAAAAAAGAACCACTTACATTTGGGAGATCACAAGCGATCCGTTCTTATTGGAACGACATGTAACACCTTCCCAAGCATCCCAAGTAGTAGGAGCACAAGGGTCACCATTCCATCCCATTCTATCCGGAACTCTAAGCGACTCCTTCAATGCTTTCATAGCAACAACTGCAAACACATGTAAAAACAACAAGTTAAAATTATACCAAAGGAATTCCACAACTAAGGGGTCGTTTCGTTGCTGGTGTTAGAGGAGTTATCCATGTATTAAAATTAGCATAACTTTATACAttgttttgtttcaaaatgggGAAAAATCTCAACATATAATCTAGCATAATTATACTACaatgtttggttggtttttCTCTTTTCCACATAAAACATAACATTGCTAATACGATGTTTCGTTCATGCTTTTCTTTtccgcataactaatacatgtataattaATGAGGAAtctaatgtattttttttatgcaGGATATCAAATAGAATAACTAATTCAAGTATTACTAACACCTGCATAACTAATCCATGTATTACtaatgccaacaaccaaacgacccctcaCTGAATTACCAATAACACACAACTGCAACGAATTCTCGGAAATAAATTAATTCTCATCATACCTTGTTGAGTAAGAGTCTTGAGATCAGCTGGAATAATCGCATAATTCTCGAGCCCACAAATCACGGGTGCACCAACAACCGGCTCGAGCCTTACATTCAACTCAGTACTACTCAAATTCTtaacaacatacttaaaatcATAAGCTGCAAAACTCCCAACTTCCTTAAAAATATCAACTCTACTCACATTTTCACCATTTACCACAACATCAAACACCCTTTTACCTTCTTTATTCACACTAACATCAATCTCAGCAAAATGAAACCATAACAAATAATCCAATTTCGCGTCGACAGGTAAAATATACTCCAAATATTCACCCCCTTCACCAATTACAGTAACTGCACTTTGATACAATTTCATAGGGAAATAATTAGGCTCTTTATCTACATTTACCACATTTTTAATTGCAGTAATTGATTTAATCTTAGCTCCATTTACCTTCCCCGAAACCCTAAATTCCTTATCCCCTTGCCACGACCGGGCAAACCGATCCGCATCATTAGTAAACCCGGGTCCCCATTGACCCGACCCGGATGAAAACCTACCATAATTAACTAAAATAGAAGTATCATTAACTAAATAAGAACTTGGATCAATCTGGGTAATTTCAAGTGAAGCAATAACCGGTGAATCAGTAGCAATACTGTAAAAACAAACATCAGCCACGTCATCATCCACAGTAAAAAACAGATCAGAGTACGCGCCAGCGCGTGAGATACTCTCATCCCAAGGTGATCTCCATTGAAAGACGATATTACCCTCAACGGAAACATCAAATGACGGCGAATGTGATTTACCGTCGTAATTATCGTAAACAGTAAATGTACGGAGGTTATAACGACCTGAGGGTAAATTAGGGATTACGTAACAGTTTTTTTTACCGGATGAGATGGGGAAATAACGGAGGTTTTTTTCTTGTGAGTGTTTGAAGTTAAGTGGTTCAGATACAACGGAAGTAACGCCGTTAGTAAAGTAACGGTCGGATAACCATGTAGTGTTGAAGATATCAGTTGAATTTGAAAGTGAGCCACAATCTATATGTAAGGAGTaatctgttaaaaaaaaaaaaaaaagagttagtTAGTTAAAATGAGTTGGGCTAAAAATGCAAGAAGATTAAGGAAGTGCTAGTAATGTAAATTATGGTTACTTACTGTAAGGGTAGTGAGTGGAAGTGGAAGAagggagaaaaaagaagatgatGACGATGAAGAAGGGGAAGGGGAAAGGAGACATGGTGTGTAATATGGGAGAGAGATAATGTTGGTTTTTTTgtacataagaaaagaaagCTATGGTGATTGCATGGTGGTGGCGTGGGGGTGGGGTAGCGAGATTGGCGGGGTATGTGAATGAATTGAAGAAGACTATGGTTGAAGTAGAGGCAAGATTGATGCTTTGATTTTCTTGACTTTTTGGGACTATGAAGTGGAATGTAAAGTAgga contains these protein-coding regions:
- the LOC132067711 gene encoding receptor-like protein 4, encoding MSPFPFPFFIVIIFFFLPSSTSTHYPYNYSLHIDCGSLSNSTDIFNTTWLSDRYFTNGVTSVVSEPLNFKHSQEKNLRYFPISSGKKNCYVIPNLPSGRYNLRTFTVYDNYDGKSHSPSFDVSVEGNIVFQWRSPWDESISRAGAYSDLFFTVDDDVADVCFYSIATDSPVIASLEITQIDPSSYLVNDTSILVNYGRFSSGSGQWGPGFTNDADRFARSWQGDKEFRVSGKVNGAKIKSITAIKNVVNVDKEPNYFPMKLYQSAVTVIGEGGEYLEYILPVDAKLDYLLWFHFAEIDVSVNKEGKRVFDVVVNGENVSRVDIFKEVGSFAAYDFKYVVKNLSSTELNVRLEPVVGAPVICGLENYAIIPADLKTLTQQVVAMKALKESLRVPDRMGWNGDPCAPTTWDAWEGVTCRSNKNGSLVISQIDLGSQGLKGYISDQIGLLSNLVSLNLSSNSLGGSLPWGLGQKSLVKLDLSNNKFTGPLPDSLASSTLQIMFLNGNELEGQVPEELLSIGVHGGAIDLSGNKGLCGGPTLPDCPLFWSKNGLSTAGKVAIGISCLVFTSVVLLVAYICYKKRQNDYDFALPHEMMSLAAKRNRYHRQKSLMTLEMESQHAKGFIPTYNAT